The following proteins are encoded in a genomic region of Bernardetia sp. MNP-M8:
- a CDS encoding sorbosone dehydrogenase family protein: protein MKQNKIILSKAVVAYLLILVILPFFVFTSCNDKGRQARAKDTNTIGNAQKPDDTTTSRLPLDKIKLPKGFKIELYADIPNARSLALSPDGTLFVGNRSEDKVYAITDKNKDGTADKVFVIAENMNTPNGVAFKDGNLYVAEIDKIWKFENIEQNLESPPKPILITDKFPTDKHHGWKFIAFSPKGKLYVPVGAPCNICEGEKPIYASITKMNPDGSDLEIFAEGIRNSVGFDWHPQTGDLWFTENGRDRMNDTTPADELNYAPKKGLHFGYPYCHAGDVKDPKFGHKRSCEEFVSPVQKLVAHTAALGMRFYTENQFPQEYKNQIFIAEHGSWNRSNKVGYRITLVKLEGNKAISYEPFATGWLEGEENWGRPVDVIVNHEGALLVSDDYAGAVYKISYQK from the coding sequence ATGAAACAGAACAAAATTATTCTCTCAAAGGCAGTAGTTGCATATCTACTAATCCTTGTCATTTTACCATTTTTTGTTTTTACTTCTTGCAACGATAAAGGAAGACAAGCAAGAGCAAAAGACACAAATACAATCGGAAATGCACAAAAACCCGATGACACTACTACAAGCCGTTTGCCATTAGATAAAATAAAACTACCCAAAGGATTCAAGATAGAACTCTATGCAGACATTCCAAATGCTCGTTCGCTGGCTCTTTCTCCTGATGGAACTTTATTTGTAGGCAATCGAAGTGAAGATAAAGTCTATGCCATTACAGATAAAAACAAGGATGGGACAGCTGATAAAGTTTTTGTGATTGCTGAAAATATGAATACGCCAAATGGTGTAGCTTTCAAAGACGGCAATTTGTATGTTGCAGAAATAGACAAAATTTGGAAGTTTGAAAACATAGAGCAAAACTTAGAAAGTCCTCCAAAACCTATTTTGATTACCGATAAATTCCCAACAGACAAGCATCATGGTTGGAAATTTATTGCTTTTTCTCCAAAAGGAAAACTCTATGTTCCTGTGGGTGCGCCTTGTAATATTTGTGAGGGTGAAAAGCCGATTTATGCCTCTATTACAAAAATGAATCCTGACGGTTCGGATTTAGAAATTTTTGCAGAAGGAATCCGTAATTCTGTAGGTTTTGATTGGCATCCACAAACAGGTGATTTATGGTTTACAGAAAATGGAAGAGATAGAATGAATGATACCACGCCAGCCGACGAACTCAATTATGCGCCCAAAAAAGGACTTCATTTTGGTTATCCGTATTGTCATGCAGGTGATGTAAAAGACCCAAAATTTGGACATAAAAGAAGTTGTGAGGAATTTGTGTCACCAGTTCAGAAATTAGTGGCTCATACGGCAGCTTTAGGAATGCGTTTTTATACAGAAAATCAGTTTCCACAAGAATATAAGAATCAGATTTTTATTGCCGAACATGGTTCTTGGAATCGCTCTAATAAAGTAGGTTATCGAATTACTTTAGTAAAATTAGAAGGCAATAAAGCCATTAGTTATGAGCCTTTCGCAACAGGATGGTTAGAAGGAGAAGAAAATTGGGGAAGACCTGTCGATGTAATTGTCAATCATGAAGGTGCGCTCTTGGTTTCTGATGATTATGCAGGAGCAGTTTATAAAATTAGCTATCAGAAATAG
- a CDS encoding 3'-5' exoribonuclease, translating to MTYIMVDIEADGAIPSDYSMISLGAIVVDDSLEKTFYRCLQPISENYNPKSLEISGFSREETFTFEDPKIVMQDFADWIKEVCQDRPIFISDNNGFDWMFVCWYFHHFLGENPFGFSSQNLGSLYKGIVKDTFKNFKHLRETKHTHNALDDAKGNAEALLKIKKEYGLKIKF from the coding sequence ATGACTTATATTATGGTAGATATTGAAGCTGATGGTGCAATTCCTTCAGATTATTCCATGATTTCATTAGGTGCAATAGTAGTAGATGACTCGCTGGAAAAGACTTTTTATCGATGTTTGCAACCTATTTCAGAAAATTATAATCCAAAATCCTTAGAGATTTCAGGTTTTAGCAGAGAAGAAACTTTCACTTTTGAAGATCCTAAAATAGTGATGCAAGACTTTGCAGATTGGATAAAAGAGGTTTGTCAAGATCGCCCAATTTTTATTAGTGATAATAATGGCTTTGATTGGATGTTTGTCTGTTGGTACTTCCATCACTTTTTAGGAGAAAACCCTTTTGGTTTTAGTTCACAAAATTTAGGTAGTCTTTACAAAGGTATTGTAAAAGATACTTTCAAAAACTTTAAGCATTTGCGAGAAACTAAACATACACACAATGCTCTTGACGATGCGAAAGGTAATGCTGAAGCCCTACTAAAAATCAAAAAAGAGTATGGATTAAAAATTAAGTTTTAA
- a CDS encoding PspA/IM30 family protein — MSIFKRLFSMGKAEAHSAIDKLEDPIKMTEQGIRDLKGNLNESLQGLAELKALAIRAKRDHQQFLSQSKNYEQKAVLLLQKAQTGELDPSEADRLASEMLRKKEEAQQQADRTGKEMASHEQHVSKMNQNIQTLKSKVGTYENELRTLKARSKVSSATKKINKQMSQIDSSGTVSMLERMKEKVAQEEALAESYGEIASLNTSIDDDVEKALGAGSSTSSSASLLELKAKLGLAQNASPSTDADASTPPPTPES; from the coding sequence ATGTCTATATTCAAACGTCTTTTTAGCATGGGCAAAGCAGAAGCTCATAGCGCAATAGATAAATTAGAAGATCCAATCAAGATGACCGAACAAGGGATTCGTGATTTAAAAGGAAACCTTAACGAAAGTCTTCAAGGATTAGCAGAGCTAAAAGCATTAGCTATCCGTGCAAAACGTGATCACCAACAGTTTCTTTCTCAGTCTAAAAATTATGAGCAGAAAGCAGTTTTGTTACTTCAAAAAGCACAAACTGGTGAATTAGACCCTTCTGAGGCTGACCGTTTGGCTTCTGAAATGCTCCGTAAGAAAGAAGAAGCACAACAGCAAGCTGACCGTACAGGAAAAGAAATGGCATCCCATGAGCAGCATGTTTCGAAAATGAATCAAAATATTCAGACGCTCAAATCAAAAGTAGGTACTTATGAGAATGAGCTTCGTACCCTGAAAGCACGTTCTAAAGTAAGTTCTGCAACAAAGAAAATTAATAAACAGATGTCGCAAATCGACTCTAGTGGTACAGTTTCTATGCTTGAACGTATGAAAGAAAAAGTAGCACAAGAAGAGGCATTGGCAGAGTCGTATGGTGAAATTGCATCACTTAATACTTCCATTGATGATGATGTAGAAAAGGCATTGGGTGCAGGCTCTTCAACTTCTTCGTCGGCTTCTCTTTTAGAATTGAAAGCTAAATTAGGATTGGCGCAAAATGCTTCTCCTAGTACAGATGCAGATGCTTCAACTCCTCCTCCAACTCCAGAAAGTTAG
- a CDS encoding S41 family peptidase: MSFLQIQNFINKTKKISVALAIACTGFVSSSALAQQAEKPFLRYPAISPNGQTVAFSFQGDIWSVPVSGGNATRLTIHEAYEFNPHFSPDGKRIAFQGDRYGNDDVFVMETVGSMPMRLTYRSSGDNLAGWTNDNSLLFTSRRDFAQAEWAHEIQKVSATGGTPERYLDALGYTPSMSPDGRFVVYVDGYNKPERKNYRGAANRDIYLYDTKTKKYTQLTTFQGNDMHPDWSDSRTLFFVSEADESYNLYKINLTDEGTINGTTQQLTTFKDDGVRHFDVSKDGKTVVLEQGTGVFKLDVDSKKITPLDVNVTYDYRFDPIERKTYSNRLQEYSVSPNGKLVTFAVRGELFLMENDKENKRTVRLTNSAFRDQEGDFLNDSTVLFISDREGQKDIFMINSADAKKNGLFETLKYKTTRLTETPAHEDNLNISPDGKKISFTRSNKLIIADIDGKSGKISNEKVILEGWNSASGLQWSPDSKWLAYSQEDLYFNEEVYIAAADGSKKPTNISYHPRIDSEPFWSKDGSKLGFISQRNNGDADVWFVWLNKKDWQKTKSDWEEKVNYDDPDNPMAKKEEKKDDDKKDKDKDKEKKKEVEPIEIDFDRIHERLVQVTSMNGNESDLVISDDGETFYFVTNRGGWSASTDDQDLYSVKWNGDERKPITQGGTTPYGVSMSPDGKELFYVARGGSLFKVPVASGKAEGLPFSARMEIDYEKEREGIFNEVWSLINERFYDPKFHGENWQELGEKYRNWTEKASSERDFEAMMNLMLGELNASHMGYYAGDRAETQRERTGLLGTEIVMTKEGAKVMRVIPNSPADKEFSKIMAGDVITSVDGQEVKMTENFYNLFADKSDIRTVLGVKNVKGELREVVIRPVSSLGNELYEEWVRERQKLVEKYSNGKLGYIHIEGMNWESFERFERELAASGEGKEGLVIDVRFNGGGWTTDYLMAILTTKQHAYTVPRGATDDLEKNQKSFSDYYPYGERLPFPVWTKPSIALCNANSYSNAEIFSHAYKTLGLGTLVGQPTFGAVISTGGAALVDGSFVRLPFRGWYVKGSEMNMENNGAQPDVVVENSPNAKANNEDEQLQKSVEILLKQIAEKKTGSGKP; encoded by the coding sequence ATGTCCTTTTTACAAATTCAGAATTTTATAAACAAAACCAAAAAAATAAGTGTAGCCTTGGCGATTGCTTGTACTGGTTTTGTATCTTCAAGTGCTTTGGCACAACAAGCAGAAAAACCGTTTTTGCGTTATCCAGCTATTAGTCCAAACGGTCAAACAGTTGCTTTTTCATTTCAAGGCGACATTTGGTCTGTGCCTGTTTCGGGTGGAAATGCTACTCGTCTAACTATTCATGAAGCCTACGAATTTAATCCTCATTTTAGTCCTGATGGAAAGAGAATTGCCTTTCAAGGCGATCGTTATGGAAACGATGATGTTTTTGTAATGGAAACAGTCGGTTCAATGCCAATGCGTTTGACTTACCGTTCTTCAGGAGATAATTTAGCTGGTTGGACAAACGATAACTCGCTTTTATTTACTTCTCGTCGTGATTTTGCACAAGCAGAATGGGCGCACGAAATTCAGAAAGTATCTGCTACTGGAGGAACACCAGAACGCTATTTAGATGCGTTGGGTTATACGCCTTCCATGTCGCCAGATGGGCGTTTTGTGGTGTATGTAGATGGATATAATAAGCCTGAAAGAAAAAATTATCGTGGTGCTGCCAATCGTGATATCTATTTATACGATACCAAAACTAAAAAATATACACAGCTAACGACGTTTCAAGGCAATGATATGCACCCAGATTGGTCAGATAGTCGTACTTTATTTTTTGTAAGTGAAGCTGATGAAAGTTATAATTTGTATAAAATAAATTTGACAGATGAAGGAACAATAAACGGAACTACTCAGCAGCTTACTACCTTTAAAGATGATGGTGTTCGTCATTTTGATGTGAGTAAAGATGGAAAAACAGTCGTTTTAGAACAAGGAACAGGTGTTTTTAAATTAGATGTCGATTCTAAAAAAATTACTCCTTTAGATGTAAATGTAACTTATGATTATCGTTTTGACCCGATTGAGAGAAAAACATATAGTAATCGTTTGCAAGAGTATTCAGTTTCTCCAAATGGGAAATTAGTAACTTTTGCAGTTCGTGGCGAATTGTTTTTAATGGAAAATGATAAAGAAAATAAACGAACAGTCAGACTCACAAACAGTGCATTTCGTGATCAAGAGGGAGATTTTTTGAATGATTCTACGGTTTTATTTATTTCTGATAGAGAAGGACAGAAAGACATTTTTATGATAAACTCTGCCGATGCAAAGAAAAATGGCTTATTTGAAACTTTAAAATACAAAACTACTCGTTTGACAGAAACTCCTGCTCACGAAGATAATCTAAATATTTCTCCTGATGGAAAGAAAATTAGTTTTACTCGCTCCAATAAACTTATCATTGCTGATATTGATGGAAAGAGTGGAAAAATAAGCAACGAAAAAGTTATTTTGGAAGGCTGGAATTCGGCTAGTGGATTGCAATGGTCGCCTGATAGCAAATGGTTGGCATATAGTCAAGAAGATTTGTATTTCAATGAAGAAGTATATATTGCAGCAGCAGACGGAAGCAAAAAACCTACAAATATTAGTTATCATCCTCGTATTGACAGTGAACCTTTTTGGAGTAAAGATGGAAGTAAATTAGGTTTTATTTCGCAGCGTAACAATGGAGATGCTGATGTTTGGTTTGTTTGGTTGAATAAAAAAGACTGGCAAAAAACAAAAAGTGACTGGGAAGAGAAAGTAAATTATGACGACCCAGATAATCCAATGGCAAAAAAAGAAGAGAAAAAAGACGATGACAAAAAGGATAAAGACAAAGATAAGGAGAAGAAAAAAGAAGTAGAACCCATCGAAATCGATTTTGATAGAATCCACGAACGTTTGGTTCAAGTAACTTCTATGAATGGCAACGAATCTGATTTAGTGATTTCTGATGATGGCGAAACGTTTTATTTTGTTACAAATCGTGGTGGTTGGTCTGCTTCTACTGATGACCAAGATTTATATTCTGTAAAATGGAATGGCGATGAGAGAAAACCAATTACACAAGGAGGAACAACGCCTTACGGTGTGAGTATGTCACCTGATGGAAAGGAATTATTTTATGTTGCTCGTGGTGGTTCGCTTTTCAAAGTGCCTGTTGCAAGTGGAAAAGCTGAAGGATTGCCTTTTTCTGCTCGTATGGAAATCGATTACGAAAAAGAAAGAGAAGGAATCTTTAATGAAGTTTGGAGTTTGATAAATGAACGTTTTTATGACCCTAAATTTCATGGCGAAAACTGGCAAGAACTTGGTGAAAAATACCGTAATTGGACAGAAAAAGCATCCTCTGAACGTGATTTTGAAGCCATGATGAATTTGATGTTGGGAGAACTCAATGCAAGTCACATGGGTTACTATGCAGGAGATAGAGCCGAAACACAAAGAGAGCGTACAGGTCTTTTAGGAACTGAAATTGTCATGACAAAAGAAGGAGCAAAAGTAATGCGTGTCATTCCAAATAGTCCTGCTGATAAAGAATTTAGCAAAATAATGGCAGGTGATGTTATTACTTCAGTAGACGGACAAGAAGTCAAAATGACTGAAAATTTCTATAATCTTTTTGCTGATAAATCAGATATTCGCACTGTTTTGGGAGTCAAAAATGTAAAAGGAGAACTTAGAGAAGTTGTCATTCGTCCTGTGTCTTCTTTGGGTAATGAATTGTATGAAGAATGGGTAAGAGAACGCCAAAAATTAGTTGAAAAATATTCAAATGGAAAACTAGGTTATATTCATATTGAAGGAATGAACTGGGAGAGTTTTGAGCGTTTTGAGCGTGAACTAGCTGCAAGTGGAGAAGGAAAAGAAGGTTTGGTAATTGATGTTCGTTTTAATGGTGGTGGTTGGACAACTGACTATCTAATGGCAATCTTGACAACTAAACAACATGCTTATACTGTTCCTCGTGGTGCAACAGATGATTTAGAAAAAAATCAAAAGAGTTTTTCTGATTATTATCCGTATGGAGAACGTCTGCCTTTCCCTGTTTGGACAAAACCATCTATTGCTCTTTGTAATGCAAATAGTTACTCAAATGCCGAAATTTTCTCACACGCTTACAAAACTTTAGGTTTGGGAACTCTTGTAGGTCAGCCTACTTTTGGAGCGGTTATTTCTACTGGTGGAGCAGCTTTAGTAGATGGTTCTTTTGTCCGTTTGCCATTTAGAGGTTGGTATGTGAAAGGCTCTGAAATGAATATGGAAAATAATGGAGCGCAGCCTGATGTTGTGGTAGAAAACTCTCCGAATGCAAAAGCAAATAATGAAGACGAGCAGTTACAAAAATCTGTTGAAATTTTATTAAAGCAAATTGCTGAAAAGAAAACAGGTAGTGGAAAACCGTAA
- a CDS encoding c-type cytochrome yields MLFKQLLIQKSYSDKARSFKRSFKRNVTGSAFAFVLMLLVFSTVMTLSTQCYAQDGADSTAQTTDTAATDGADATAGASPEVIAQGKELFDGNCAQCHAVHKKVVGPALNGAEGRWPSRAAIINFIKYPEKTITGGNEYAAKLYKEYGQMMPNHDFFSDDQVASILDYIKTVPVPVAVVDNGGGQTGTTQEGGAANSGLLLGIVIALIAILLVVALVLVVLTSVLSNYLKREKLEEDENTVVTQSIFDFKAFFTSPGFIGVVLFVLVAVGAKELFAGLWTIGVQQGYAPTQPINFSHKLHAGYYEIDCKFCHSGVEKGKSAVIPSANVCMNCHGELRRGSPEIQKIYNAIEKNEPIQWVRVHNLPDLSYFNHSQHVKVGGIECETCHGNIKEMEVVQQVSLLTMGWCVNCHREWDVNAKGNDYYDNLIKLHNSTSKEPLKVEDIGGLECSKCHY; encoded by the coding sequence ATGTTATTCAAACAACTACTAATACAAAAGTCATATTCTGATAAGGCACGTTCATTCAAACGAAGCTTTAAAAGAAATGTTACAGGAAGTGCTTTTGCTTTTGTCTTGATGCTTTTGGTCTTCTCTACTGTAATGACACTTTCTACACAGTGTTATGCTCAAGATGGTGCAGATTCAACAGCACAAACAACTGACACGGCTGCCACAGATGGTGCAGATGCTACTGCTGGAGCAAGTCCTGAAGTAATTGCACAAGGAAAAGAACTTTTTGATGGAAACTGTGCTCAATGTCATGCTGTCCACAAAAAAGTGGTAGGTCCTGCATTGAATGGTGCAGAAGGTCGCTGGCCAAGTCGTGCAGCTATCATCAACTTTATTAAATATCCTGAAAAGACAATCACAGGAGGAAATGAATATGCAGCCAAACTCTATAAAGAGTATGGACAAATGATGCCAAACCATGATTTCTTCTCTGATGATCAAGTTGCTTCTATCTTAGACTATATCAAAACTGTTCCAGTGCCTGTTGCTGTTGTTGATAATGGAGGAGGACAAACAGGAACTACACAAGAAGGAGGAGCAGCAAACTCAGGTCTTTTATTAGGAATTGTAATCGCTCTTATTGCTATCTTATTGGTAGTTGCTTTAGTATTAGTTGTTCTTACTTCAGTTCTTTCTAACTATTTGAAGCGTGAAAAACTAGAAGAAGATGAAAATACAGTAGTTACTCAATCTATATTTGATTTCAAAGCCTTCTTTACAAGCCCAGGTTTTATTGGTGTCGTATTATTCGTGCTGGTAGCTGTAGGCGCAAAAGAACTTTTTGCAGGACTTTGGACAATCGGTGTTCAGCAAGGATATGCTCCTACTCAACCGATTAATTTCTCTCACAAACTTCACGCAGGATATTATGAAATTGATTGTAAATTCTGTCACTCAGGAGTAGAAAAAGGCAAGTCTGCCGTCATTCCTTCTGCAAATGTTTGTATGAACTGTCATGGCGAACTTCGTCGTGGTTCTCCAGAGATTCAAAAAATTTATAATGCTATTGAAAAAAATGAACCTATTCAGTGGGTTCGTGTACATAACTTACCAGACCTTTCTTACTTCAATCACTCTCAACACGTAAAAGTGGGTGGTATTGAATGTGAAACGTGTCATGGAAATATTAAAGAAATGGAAGTAGTGCAACAAGTGTCGCTACTTACTATGGGTTGGTGTGTCAACTGCCACCGTGAATGGGATGTAAATGCAAAAGGAAATGATTATTATGATAATCTTATCAAGTTGCATAATTCTACTTCTAAAGAACCACTCAAAGTTGAAGATATTGGTGGGCTTGAATGTTCTAAATGTCACTATTAA
- a CDS encoding molecular chaperone Tir, which translates to MKDHFQIVKDYLLELGYDITAEDAEEQLFIINDEEEGIRNLVVDCEDPILIIEQYILELKHVDEKTLTRLLQKNREIVHGAFSLDETGRKLLFRDTLQIENLDLNELEGSINSLKLLMAEYSEHLLEFAKADANAVKEMY; encoded by the coding sequence ATGAAAGACCACTTTCAGATTGTAAAAGATTACTTGCTAGAACTCGGCTACGACATCACAGCAGAAGATGCTGAAGAACAACTTTTTATTATTAACGATGAAGAAGAAGGCATTCGTAATTTAGTAGTCGATTGTGAAGATCCTATTCTAATTATTGAGCAGTATATTCTTGAACTAAAACACGTCGACGAGAAAACACTTACTCGTTTGCTTCAAAAAAATAGAGAAATCGTACACGGAGCTTTTTCGCTTGACGAAACAGGAAGAAAATTGCTTTTTAGGGATACACTTCAAATCGAAAATCTAGACCTAAACGAACTTGAAGGTTCTATTAATTCACTCAAATTATTGATGGCAGAATATTCAGAGCATCTTTTAGAGTTCGCAAAAGCAGATGCAAATGCAGTAAAAGAAATGTATTAA
- a CDS encoding zinc-binding dehydrogenase, translated as MLALRLLEKDTSHTDRIQLQDIKTPEPKENEVLIQMQTAALNRRDQWIREGLYPGIRPATLGSDGCGIVAKAGTNAKKWESKTVIVNPNNNWGDDERHQSADYHILGMPTDGTFAEFLCVNQDRLVEKPKSLSLEEAAALPLAGLTAFRSAFYHGGIQKGSKVLISGAGGGVAQFAFQFAVAAGAKVFVTSGDDEKLETLEEMGAAGIVNYKDPDWNKQLKDKAGSFDCAIDSAGGETFAEIIKLLGRSGRIVFYGATLGLPQKIDLYRMFFNQIRIQGSTMGSDKEFVEMVNFVEKHKIKPIIGSVTPFSDIISAFDTMKDGEGFGKLVVSMK; from the coding sequence ATGCTTGCTCTACGCCTTCTTGAAAAAGATACTTCGCACACAGATAGAATTCAACTTCAAGACATCAAAACACCTGAACCAAAAGAAAATGAAGTGCTTATCCAAATGCAGACGGCAGCTCTAAACAGACGAGACCAATGGATAAGAGAAGGACTTTATCCAGGTATTCGTCCTGCTACATTGGGTTCTGATGGTTGTGGAATTGTAGCCAAAGCAGGTACAAATGCAAAAAAATGGGAATCAAAAACAGTCATTGTTAATCCAAATAATAATTGGGGAGATGATGAAAGACATCAATCAGCCGATTATCATATTTTGGGAATGCCAACAGACGGAACATTTGCCGAATTTTTGTGTGTCAATCAAGATAGATTAGTCGAAAAACCAAAATCACTCTCTTTAGAAGAAGCTGCTGCTTTGCCACTTGCAGGACTGACAGCTTTTCGTTCTGCATTTTATCATGGAGGAATCCAAAAAGGAAGTAAAGTTTTGATTTCGGGTGCTGGTGGTGGAGTGGCTCAATTTGCTTTTCAGTTTGCAGTTGCAGCAGGTGCAAAAGTCTTTGTAACCTCTGGAGATGACGAAAAACTAGAAACCTTAGAAGAAATGGGCGCAGCAGGAATCGTCAATTACAAAGACCCAGATTGGAATAAACAATTAAAAGACAAAGCAGGAAGTTTTGATTGTGCTATTGATAGCGCAGGAGGAGAAACTTTTGCCGAAATTATTAAACTTTTAGGGCGTTCTGGAAGGATTGTTTTTTATGGTGCTACTTTAGGTTTGCCTCAAAAAATTGATTTGTATAGAATGTTTTTTAATCAAATCAGAATACAAGGCTCAACCATGGGAAGTGATAAAGAATTTGTAGAAATGGTAAACTTTGTAGAAAAACATAAAATAAAACCGATTATTGGTTCTGTAACTCCGTTTTCTGATATAATCTCAGCATTTGATACAATGAAAGATGGCGAAGGGTTTGGGAAATTAGTGGTTTCTATGAAGTGA